The following are encoded together in the Nitrosopumilus sp. b3 genome:
- the egtD gene encoding L-histidine N(alpha)-methyltransferase, which yields MSNTLQKNLNYKKFIIDERLQYFKPHASKIEKTFAEEISFSLNRKGKFISPKFFYDKKGSDLFEKICTLPEYYPTRTEIMILNKLKDELPSFLDKTFRVVELGSGASVKTRIILDIFSKLCGDVEYFPIDISEILAESSEELLKDYENLHITGIIDTYEGGLEFLKNYDEKKNLILFLGSSFGNFPPKDGHEFLQKINSTMKKGDLFLIGLDLVKDKNILESAYDDSQGITSEFNLNVLSRINDELDADFNLNNFSHHSLYNETDQRIEMYLKSLVDQSVVISKSNLLLNLEKDELIHTEYSHKFRLSQIQKLLDDVGFEIKHTWLDDKSHFSLTLVSKI from the coding sequence TTGAGTAACACTTTACAAAAAAATCTAAATTATAAAAAATTCATAATTGATGAACGCCTGCAATATTTCAAACCTCATGCCAGTAAAATAGAAAAAACTTTTGCTGAAGAGATTTCATTTAGTTTGAATAGGAAGGGTAAATTTATCTCTCCAAAATTCTTTTATGATAAAAAAGGATCAGATCTATTTGAAAAAATTTGTACATTGCCTGAGTATTATCCTACTCGGACTGAAATTATGATTTTAAACAAACTCAAAGATGAACTCCCTTCATTTCTAGATAAAACATTCAGGGTCGTTGAATTAGGAAGTGGTGCATCTGTAAAGACAAGAATAATCCTTGATATTTTCTCAAAATTATGTGGGGATGTTGAATATTTCCCTATTGATATATCTGAGATTCTTGCAGAAAGTTCTGAGGAATTGTTGAAGGATTATGAAAATTTACACATTACTGGAATAATTGACACATATGAGGGTGGTTTAGAATTTCTAAAAAACTATGATGAAAAGAAAAATTTAATCCTATTTTTGGGTTCTAGCTTTGGAAATTTCCCGCCAAAGGACGGTCATGAGTTTCTGCAAAAAATAAACTCTACAATGAAAAAAGGAGATCTCTTTCTTATTGGACTTGATTTGGTTAAGGATAAGAATATTTTAGAATCTGCATATGATGATTCTCAAGGCATTACTTCAGAATTTAACTTGAATGTTCTTTCGAGAATAAATGATGAACTAGATGCCGATTTTAATTTAAATAATTTTTCACATCATTCTCTTTACAACGAAACTGATCAGCGAATTGAAATGTATCTGAAATCCCTAGTTGATCAATCTGTGGTGATCTCAAAATCCAATCTTTTATTGAACTTAGAAAAAGATGAATTGATTCACACTGAATATTCTCACAAGTTTAGGTTATCTCAAATTCAAAAACTTCTTGATGATGTAGGGTTTGAAATTAAACATACATGGTTAGATGATAAGTCTCATTTTTCACTAACACTGGTATCTAAAATTTAG
- the egtB gene encoding ergothioneine biosynthesis protein EgtB, translating into MPSNQELDQKNALLEQFRETRSRTLELVKTLEKDDFVVQTASFMSPPKWHIGHVSWIYEAIMSKLEKNYEFYSKEFSEYLNSYYQQFGVPHDKGLRGVVSRPTVDQIFQYFNTINQRVERFIESKNLSSDEIRLIVMGFHHECQHQELLVYDLQHLLAEQYHPVKKNKISKQINPEKKSVRIKGGLYTMGYNGNDFCYDIELPEHKSYLNDFKMDVFPITNQEYLKFVEDGGYETYKFWLSDGWEKVKENDWKAPMYWEKINDEWNVRDFLGIRKINPNEPVCHVSYYEADAYCKWAGKRLPTEAEWEKAACWNEEKNEKTIYPWGNDKPTNEKCNLLESYFWGCSEIGTYPNSSSQHGCQQMIGDVWEWTSSEFTGYPGFKSGFDEYNDKWFTNQKVLRGGSFATPEMSIRGSYRNFFRLDERWLFSGFRCAEDI; encoded by the coding sequence ATGCCCTCAAATCAAGAATTAGATCAAAAAAATGCATTGTTAGAGCAATTTAGGGAGACACGAAGTAGAACACTAGAACTTGTAAAAACTTTGGAAAAAGATGATTTTGTAGTTCAGACTGCATCATTTATGAGTCCACCAAAGTGGCATATAGGACACGTAAGTTGGATTTACGAAGCAATAATGAGTAAATTAGAAAAGAATTACGAGTTTTACTCAAAAGAATTTTCAGAATATCTTAATTCATACTATCAACAATTTGGAGTTCCACATGACAAGGGATTAAGAGGTGTAGTCTCAAGACCCACAGTTGATCAGATATTTCAATATTTTAATACAATTAATCAAAGAGTAGAGCGTTTTATTGAATCAAAAAATCTCAGTTCTGATGAAATAAGACTAATAGTTATGGGGTTTCATCATGAGTGTCAACATCAAGAACTTCTAGTATATGACCTTCAACATCTTTTAGCAGAACAGTATCATCCAGTAAAGAAAAACAAAATATCTAAACAAATCAATCCAGAGAAAAAATCAGTTAGAATCAAGGGGGGTCTTTACACAATGGGATATAATGGAAATGATTTCTGCTATGACATTGAACTTCCAGAGCACAAATCATACCTAAATGATTTCAAGATGGATGTTTTTCCAATCACTAATCAAGAATATCTAAAATTTGTAGAAGATGGAGGATATGAGACATACAAGTTTTGGCTATCAGATGGATGGGAAAAAGTAAAAGAGAATGATTGGAAAGCACCAATGTACTGGGAAAAAATTAATGACGAGTGGAATGTTCGAGACTTTTTAGGAATTAGAAAAATCAACCCCAATGAACCTGTATGTCATGTCAGTTATTATGAAGCAGATGCTTATTGTAAATGGGCGGGAAAGAGACTTCCTACTGAGGCAGAATGGGAAAAAGCTGCATGTTGGAATGAGGAAAAAAACGAAAAAACAATCTACCCTTGGGGAAATGACAAACCAACAAATGAAAAATGCAATCTACTTGAATCATATTTTTGGGGATGTTCAGAAATTGGCACGTATCCAAATAGTTCAAGTCAACATGGTTGTCAGCAAATGATTGGAGATGTTTGGGAATGGACCTCGTCAGAATTTACAGGATATCCAGGATTCAAATCAGGATTTGATGAATACAATGACAAATGGTTTACAAATCAAAAAGTTTTACGAGGAGGATCTTTTGCCACACCAGAAATGTCAATTAGAGGGTCATATAGAAATTTTTTCAGATTGGATGAACGGTGGTTATTTTCAGGTTTTAGATGTGCAGAAGATATCTAA
- a CDS encoding ABC transporter ATP-binding protein, translating into MTEILKVEHLKKYFTKKGMFGGKIATVRATDDVSFSLGIGEVLVLAGESGSGKSTIAKLILRTIEPDSGKIFFEGYEIDDEKKNLEKIRMNCQMIHQDPYDSINPRMKIADIVAEPLEIHNIGNKKDRIKRVIEVLQEVKLEPAEEIMKKYPHMLSGGQRQRIVLARALSLKPKIIIADEPVSMLDVSIRAEMLELMHELQKKYSISFIYITHDLATARYFGQKIAILYSGKIVETGPINQVLLKPKHPYTQALIDAISEPDPDNLKRERKIRIKDATNEDPFHGCRFRARCPYVIEKCIEEPELLEISDGQFAACHIKLD; encoded by the coding sequence TTGACAGAAATTCTAAAAGTTGAGCATTTAAAAAAATATTTTACTAAAAAAGGAATGTTTGGCGGAAAAATAGCAACAGTAAGGGCTACAGATGATGTTTCTTTTTCACTTGGAATAGGAGAAGTTCTAGTATTGGCAGGAGAGTCTGGCTCTGGAAAGTCAACTATAGCTAAACTAATTCTGAGAACAATTGAGCCTGATTCAGGAAAAATCTTTTTTGAAGGATATGAGATAGATGATGAAAAAAAGAATTTAGAAAAAATCAGAATGAATTGTCAAATGATTCATCAGGATCCATACGATTCTATCAATCCTAGAATGAAAATTGCAGACATTGTTGCAGAGCCTTTGGAGATACATAATATCGGAAATAAAAAAGACAGAATAAAAAGAGTAATCGAAGTTTTACAAGAAGTAAAGCTAGAACCTGCTGAGGAAATAATGAAGAAATACCCTCATATGTTATCAGGAGGGCAAAGGCAGAGAATAGTTCTAGCAAGAGCATTATCATTAAAACCAAAGATCATTATTGCTGATGAACCAGTTTCAATGTTGGATGTTTCAATTAGAGCTGAAATGCTTGAATTGATGCATGAATTACAGAAAAAATATAGTATTTCATTTATCTATATCACGCATGATTTGGCAACTGCCAGATATTTTGGACAAAAAATTGCGATTTTGTACAGTGGGAAAATTGTAGAAACAGGTCCAATCAATCAAGTTTTGCTGAAACCAAAGCACCCATACACTCAAGCATTAATTGACGCAATATCAGAACCAGATCCAGATAATCTAAAGAGAGAGAGAAAAATTAGAATTAAAGATGCAACTAATGAAGATCCGTTTCACGGGTGTAGGTTTAGAGCAAGATGTCCATATGTAATAGAAAAATGCATTGAAGAGCCAGAGTTATTAGAGATTAGTGATGGGCAATTTGCTGCATGTCATATTAAACTAGACTAG